The following coding sequences lie in one Yoonia sp. G8-12 genomic window:
- a CDS encoding TRAP transporter substrate-binding protein — translation MDRRSFLKNTAIGGSAVAASALAAPAYAQGNRTLTMVTSVPDGFAVFDDAAVKFVDLVNSMMDGQITIEKKAAGQLVGAFEVFDAVSSGQADVYHSADYYFGGQHPGYYFFTAVPFGATGGEMTSWYHHGGGKGLHDELGEIFNLKSFMCGNTGHQPGGWFNKEINSAADLQGLKFRMPGIGGLALGRTGASVQNIPGGEIYQALSSGAIDGAEWIGPFADERLGFQEVCEFYYTGGFHEPGSVLSCAFNRDVWNEMTPAQQQICETAAAATHEWSLAQSNYNNGAALSRLQAQGTKIMQFPDDVWDAFGRASKEALDEFTGDELFDRIRASQEEAAAATYAWTSISDNVFQEQRARFNAL, via the coding sequence ATGGATCGTCGTTCCTTTCTAAAGAATACCGCTATCGGTGGTTCGGCTGTTGCCGCATCTGCACTGGCAGCGCCTGCTTATGCGCAGGGCAACCGCACATTGACGATGGTAACATCGGTGCCAGACGGCTTTGCTGTCTTTGATGACGCTGCTGTAAAGTTCGTCGACTTGGTCAACAGCATGATGGACGGTCAGATCACGATCGAGAAAAAAGCAGCAGGCCAGCTGGTTGGCGCTTTCGAAGTGTTTGATGCTGTCTCTTCGGGTCAGGCTGACGTGTATCACTCGGCTGACTATTACTTTGGCGGTCAGCACCCTGGCTATTACTTCTTCACTGCTGTGCCTTTCGGCGCGACCGGTGGCGAAATGACCAGCTGGTACCACCACGGCGGCGGCAAAGGGCTGCATGACGAGCTGGGCGAAATCTTTAACCTCAAGTCGTTCATGTGCGGCAACACAGGTCACCAGCCAGGCGGTTGGTTCAACAAAGAGATCAACTCTGCTGCCGACCTGCAGGGTCTGAAATTCCGTATGCCGGGCATCGGTGGTTTGGCGCTGGGTCGCACAGGTGCGTCCGTGCAGAACATTCCAGGCGGCGAAATCTATCAGGCGCTGTCCTCAGGCGCGATTGACGGCGCCGAGTGGATCGGTCCGTTCGCAGACGAACGTCTTGGCTTCCAGGAAGTCTGTGAGTTCTACTACACAGGTGGTTTCCACGAGCCGGGTTCGGTTCTGTCATGTGCGTTCAACCGCGACGTCTGGAACGAGATGACACCGGCGCAGCAGCAAATCTGTGAAACAGCCGCGGCTGCGACACACGAGTGGAGCCTTGCGCAGTCCAACTACAACAACGGTGCTGCACTCAGCCGTCTGCAGGCGCAGGGTACAAAAATCATGCAGTTCCCTGATGATGTTTGGGATGCGTTTGGCCGTGCATCAAAAGAAGCGCTGGATGAATTCACTGGCGACGAGCTCTTTGACCGCATCCGTGCAAGCCAGGAAGAGGCCGCTGCGGCGACTTATGCCTGGACAAGCATCTCGGACAACGTGTTCCAAGAGCAGCGCGCACGTTTCAACGCGCTCTAA